A part of Chthonomonadales bacterium genomic DNA contains:
- the mutS gene encoding DNA mismatch repair protein MutS: MRHPTERGNQPPDDTPRTPLMQQYFGARAEHPGVLLLMRVGDFYEAYGDDAVVIAEALNITLTGRDDGGQRTPMAGVPHHAAERYIARLIRQGHRVAIMDQVEDPKLARGLVKRRVTRVVSRGTVFEDALLDASANNYLVAAVVGDPVSGVGVVDVTTGEFLATELGGEQGEPELLDEICRLEPAEVLVPEAHEELAETIRQATGAPVTVLQSDGARGGRGAREVLLRHFQTASLRGFGCEEYTAGVEAAALVLRYLQETQVGALGHITSLSTYSTRQYMTLDAVARRNLEIASALGEGGRARSLLGVLDETLTPMGGRLLRRRLDEPLLNVPEINARLDAVEELHTGEILRGDVRETLHGINDVERLVSRASAGMANARDLVGLRESLGRLGRLREVLAACRSATLRSVAERLGAGAEGASRTASASVGSVEELLARALHDEPPAGVREGGLIRSGYSEELDALRAAAGEGRSWIASLEAGERERTGIPSLKVGYNAVFGYYIEVTRTHLARVPNDYIRKQTTAAGERYITPDLKDYEARVLGADEKAIELEHRLFCDVRDRVADAATHLLGVARAVAELDVCAGLAEVSVRNRYVRPSVDDSDAIAIRGGRHPVVERIQGAASFVPNDCALDCAQSRLHIITGPNMSGKSTALRQVALIVLLAQVGSFVPADEARIGVVDRIFTRVGAHDELATGQSTFLVEMNETASILNNATPRSLVILDEIGRGTSTYDGLSIAWAVAEHLASVGCKTLFATHYHHLNELARQTPGVCNFRVAVKEQGERIIWLHRLVPGGTDRSYGIQVARMAGVPPEVIERAREVLMGLERGARGPGGPAPGREAIATQRKRLQLTLFEAEKHPVLEELESLDVSDMTPVEALMRLDALQRKVRQG; the protein is encoded by the coding sequence ATGCGGCACCCCACCGAGCGCGGCAACCAGCCCCCCGACGACACGCCCCGGACGCCCCTGATGCAGCAGTACTTCGGCGCCCGCGCCGAGCATCCGGGCGTGCTCCTCCTCATGCGCGTCGGCGACTTCTACGAGGCGTACGGAGACGACGCGGTCGTGATCGCGGAGGCGCTCAACATCACGCTCACCGGCCGCGACGACGGTGGACAGCGCACGCCGATGGCCGGCGTGCCGCACCACGCCGCCGAGCGCTACATCGCCCGCCTCATCCGCCAGGGCCACCGCGTCGCCATCATGGACCAGGTGGAGGACCCGAAACTGGCGCGCGGCCTGGTAAAGCGGCGCGTCACGCGCGTCGTCTCGCGCGGCACCGTATTTGAGGACGCGCTGCTGGACGCGAGCGCCAACAACTACCTGGTCGCGGCCGTCGTCGGGGACCCGGTCTCCGGCGTGGGGGTCGTGGACGTGACGACGGGTGAGTTCCTGGCGACGGAGCTCGGCGGTGAGCAAGGCGAACCGGAGTTGCTGGACGAGATCTGCCGGCTGGAGCCGGCCGAGGTGCTCGTGCCAGAGGCCCATGAGGAGCTCGCCGAGACGATCCGGCAGGCCACCGGCGCGCCCGTCACCGTCCTGCAGTCCGACGGGGCGCGGGGCGGCCGGGGCGCGCGCGAGGTGCTGCTGCGTCACTTCCAGACAGCCTCGCTGCGAGGGTTCGGCTGCGAGGAGTACACGGCCGGCGTCGAGGCGGCCGCCCTCGTACTGCGCTACCTCCAGGAGACGCAGGTGGGCGCGCTGGGCCACATCACCTCGCTCAGCACCTACTCCACGCGCCAGTACATGACGCTCGATGCCGTGGCCCGCCGCAACCTGGAGATCGCCAGCGCGCTGGGGGAGGGGGGGCGCGCGCGCTCGCTTCTGGGCGTTCTGGACGAGACGCTCACGCCAATGGGCGGCCGGCTCCTTCGGCGCCGGCTGGACGAGCCGCTACTGAACGTGCCTGAGATCAATGCGCGCCTGGACGCCGTCGAGGAGCTACACACCGGCGAGATCCTTCGCGGCGACGTGCGAGAGACGCTGCACGGGATCAATGACGTGGAGCGGCTCGTGTCGCGCGCCTCGGCGGGCATGGCGAACGCTCGCGACCTGGTGGGTCTGCGCGAGTCCCTGGGCCGCCTGGGCCGCCTGCGCGAGGTGCTGGCGGCGTGCCGGTCGGCGACGCTCCGCTCGGTGGCCGAGCGACTCGGCGCGGGCGCCGAGGGCGCCTCGCGCACGGCGAGCGCGTCGGTCGGTTCGGTCGAGGAGTTGCTCGCGCGCGCACTGCACGACGAGCCGCCGGCCGGCGTGCGCGAGGGCGGGCTGATCCGTTCCGGCTACTCAGAGGAGCTGGACGCGCTGCGCGCGGCCGCCGGCGAGGGCCGGTCGTGGATCGCCAGCCTGGAGGCCGGCGAGCGCGAGCGCACGGGCATCCCGTCGCTTAAGGTCGGCTACAACGCCGTGTTCGGCTACTACATCGAGGTGACCCGGACCCATCTGGCGCGCGTGCCCAACGACTACATCCGCAAACAGACCACCGCGGCCGGTGAACGGTACATCACCCCGGACCTCAAGGACTACGAGGCGCGTGTTCTTGGCGCCGACGAGAAGGCCATCGAGCTCGAGCACCGCCTGTTCTGCGACGTGCGCGACCGGGTCGCCGATGCGGCGACCCACCTGCTGGGCGTGGCGAGGGCGGTGGCCGAGCTTGACGTGTGCGCCGGTCTCGCCGAGGTGAGCGTACGCAACCGTTACGTTCGTCCATCCGTCGATGACTCTGATGCGATCGCGATCCGCGGCGGCCGTCATCCGGTTGTGGAGCGGATCCAGGGCGCCGCGAGCTTCGTTCCGAACGATTGCGCGCTCGACTGCGCCCAAAGCCGGCTGCACATCATCACGGGGCCGAACATGTCCGGGAAGTCCACGGCGTTGCGGCAGGTGGCCCTGATCGTCCTGCTCGCCCAGGTAGGCAGCTTCGTGCCGGCCGACGAGGCCCGCATCGGTGTGGTAGACCGCATCTTTACGCGTGTGGGGGCGCACGACGAGCTTGCCACCGGGCAGTCCACCTTCTTGGTGGAGATGAACGAGACGGCCAGCATCCTGAACAACGCGACGCCGCGCAGCCTGGTGATCCTCGACGAGATCGGGCGCGGGACGAGCACCTACGACGGCCTCTCGATCGCATGGGCGGTGGCCGAGCACCTGGCGAGCGTCGGCTGCAAGACCCTGTTCGCCACGCACTACCATCACCTGAACGAGCTGGCCAGGCAGACGCCAGGCGTGTGCAACTTCCGCGTGGCCGTCAAGGAGCAGGGCGAACGGATCATATGGCTACATCGGCTCGTACCGGGTGGTACGGACCGCTCCTACGGAATCCAGGTCGCTCGCATGGCGGGGGTTCCGCCCGAGGTGATCGAGCGCGCCCGCGAGGTGCTGATGGGTCTGGAGCGCGGAGCGCGCGGCCCCGGCGGGCCCGCGCCCGGTCGAGAGGCGATCGCGACGCAGCGCAAGCGGCTGCAACTGACGCTCTTCGAGGCGGAGAAACACCCCGTGCTCGAGGAGCTCGAGTCGCTGGACGTGTCGGACATGACGCCGGTGGAGGCCCTGATGCGCCTCGACGCTCTACAGCGAAAGGTCCGACAGGGCTGA
- a CDS encoding FAD-binding protein, translating into MGSRGHGETGATALARELAMLLGPEAVLAGDSERRVYDCDAYTVERAAPTVIALPRTTDEAASVIRLCHRLGVPFTPRGAGTGLSGGATPVAGGVVISTTRMNRILEIRLDDRRMVAQAGCINLALSRAAAPHGLHYAPDPSSQAACTVGGNVAENSGGPHTLKYGVTVNHVLGARLVLPDGRVVDVGGPAEETPGYDLVGFVVGSEGTLGMVTEVTVRLTPLPEAYHTLLAVFDTIDDCTETVSHIIAAGSLPCAIEMIDRAILGAIEDAFHLGLPRDAEAVLIVEFDGPAAGLAEDADRARAVCRGHRAREVREATEERERARLWMARKKAIGAAGRLAPSIVTQDGVIPRSKLPEVLREIGGIAREHGVRICNVFHAGDGNLHPCVLFDERDPDEVRRVVAAGNAILRLCVAVGGSITGEHGIGVEKIAAMSLLFSENDLACMGRLRAVFNALDLCNPGKLLPSSRSCVEIKWRPRAAFV; encoded by the coding sequence ATGGGATCGCGAGGACATGGCGAAACTGGCGCGACGGCGTTGGCCCGCGAGTTGGCGATGCTGCTCGGCCCCGAAGCCGTTCTGGCCGGTGACTCCGAGCGGCGGGTGTACGACTGCGACGCGTACACGGTCGAGCGCGCCGCTCCGACGGTCATCGCGCTTCCCCGGACGACGGATGAGGCGGCCAGCGTGATCCGTCTGTGCCACCGACTCGGCGTCCCCTTCACGCCTCGCGGCGCGGGCACGGGCCTTTCTGGCGGCGCGACGCCCGTCGCCGGCGGCGTGGTCATCTCCACCACGCGGATGAACCGCATCCTGGAGATCCGGCTCGACGATCGCCGCATGGTCGCCCAGGCAGGATGCATAAACCTTGCGCTATCTCGCGCAGCCGCGCCGCATGGCCTCCATTACGCCCCAGACCCATCGAGTCAGGCCGCGTGTACGGTGGGCGGGAACGTGGCAGAGAACTCCGGCGGGCCCCACACGCTGAAGTACGGCGTTACCGTCAACCACGTGCTGGGCGCGCGGCTAGTGCTCCCCGACGGTCGTGTCGTTGACGTTGGCGGCCCCGCCGAGGAGACACCAGGCTACGACCTGGTGGGCTTCGTCGTCGGCTCCGAGGGCACCCTCGGCATGGTCACGGAGGTAACGGTGCGCCTGACCCCGCTGCCCGAGGCGTACCACACGCTGCTGGCGGTCTTCGACACCATCGACGACTGCACCGAGACGGTCAGCCACATCATCGCCGCGGGATCGCTGCCATGCGCCATCGAGATGATCGACCGCGCGATCCTGGGGGCCATCGAGGACGCGTTTCACCTGGGCCTGCCGCGCGACGCCGAGGCCGTCCTGATCGTGGAGTTCGACGGGCCGGCTGCCGGCCTGGCGGAGGACGCCGACCGCGCACGCGCTGTCTGTCGCGGGCACCGCGCGCGGGAGGTGCGCGAGGCGACCGAGGAGCGTGAGCGCGCCAGGCTCTGGATGGCCCGCAAGAAGGCGATCGGGGCGGCCGGGCGCCTGGCGCCCAGCATCGTGACGCAGGACGGCGTGATCCCTCGCAGCAAGCTGCCCGAGGTCCTGCGGGAGATCGGCGGCATCGCGCGCGAGCACGGCGTGCGCATCTGCAACGTGTTCCACGCCGGCGACGGCAACCTTCATCCATGCGTGTTGTTCGACGAACGCGATCCCGACGAGGTCCGGCGAGTGGTGGCGGCTGGCAACGCGATCTTGAGGCTGTGCGTGGCTGTCGGGGGGTCGATCACGGGCGAGCACGGCATCGGCGTGGAGAAGATCGCGGCGATGTCCCTGCTGTTCAGCGAGAACGACCTGGCCTGCATGGGCCGGCTGCGCGCGGTGTTCAACGCGCTCGACCTGTGCAACCCCGGGAAGCTGCTGCCCAGTAGCCGCTCCTGCGTTGAGATCAAGTGGCGGCCGCGGGCGGCGTTCGTGTGA
- a CDS encoding response regulator encodes MTFSALVVDDEPTVTDLVSAILERDGYRCRAAGDGAQALAMLAEQPADFVLTDVRMPGMNGLELLEQVRMHYPDIFVILLTGAADVEMVVRALRSGACDFITKPFRLEGLQERMRLAEQRRADAMREREADAQRRNRLDHLARRYAGLASGVLEALSAVLETKHPETRAHSQRVALHAADLATRLGRPSEEVKALYVAGLLHDIGKVAVDNTVLDKPERLDVTEFDQIRAHPEESARIVAPIASAATTMRAIRHHHERLDGRGYPDGLRGLAIPLGARILSVCDAYDAMTSARAYHPAVPLDEALERLRAGAGSQWDPEVVEAFCALESEAVAA; translated from the coding sequence TTGACTTTCAGCGCGCTGGTCGTGGACGACGAGCCGACGGTGACCGACCTTGTGTCCGCCATTCTGGAGCGAGACGGGTACCGCTGCCGCGCGGCCGGCGATGGTGCTCAGGCGCTGGCCATGCTGGCCGAGCAGCCCGCCGACTTCGTGCTCACCGACGTGCGCATGCCCGGAATGAACGGGCTGGAGCTGCTCGAACAGGTGCGGATGCACTACCCGGACATCTTCGTCATCCTGCTGACCGGCGCGGCCGATGTCGAGATGGTTGTGCGCGCCCTGCGCTCGGGCGCCTGTGACTTCATCACGAAGCCGTTCCGGCTGGAGGGGTTACAGGAGCGCATGCGCCTGGCGGAGCAGCGGCGCGCGGACGCCATGCGAGAGCGCGAGGCCGACGCGCAGCGGCGGAACCGCCTTGACCATCTCGCCAGGCGCTACGCCGGCCTGGCGAGCGGCGTCCTCGAGGCGTTGAGCGCCGTGCTGGAGACGAAGCACCCGGAGACGCGGGCACACTCGCAGCGGGTGGCCCTGCACGCCGCCGACCTCGCGACGCGCCTCGGCCGTCCGTCCGAGGAGGTGAAGGCCCTCTACGTTGCCGGGCTCCTGCACGACATCGGCAAGGTCGCCGTCGACAACACGGTGCTCGACAAGCCGGAGCGGCTGGACGTGACCGAGTTCGACCAGATCCGGGCGCACCCCGAGGAGTCCGCGCGCATCGTCGCTCCCATCGCGAGCGCGGCGACGACGATGCGGGCGATCCGGCACCATCACGAGCGGCTGGACGGGCGCGGGTACCCCGACGGGCTCCGCGGCCTGGCCATTCCGCTCGGCGCGCGGATCCTCTCCGTATGTGACGCGTATGACGCCATGACGAGCGCGCGAGCCTACCATCCCGCCGTTCCGCTGGACGAGGCGCTGGAGCGGCTCCGAGCCGGCGCGGGCAGTCAGTGGGACCCCGAGGTGGTGGAAGCCTTCTGCGCCCTGGAGTCCGAGGCCGTCGCGGCGTAG
- the mutL gene encoding DNA mismatch repair endonuclease MutL, giving the protein MSTHIVLLDETTANRIAAGEVVERPASAVKELVENAIDAGAGLVAVDLVEGGKRRIVVSDNGSGMSAEDAVLSIQRHATSKIRTGDDLFRIRTLGFRGEALPSIASVSRFTLTTKRADAETGTRLSVAAGALEAVEAVGCPDGTQVVVEDLFQSLPARLKFLKSTPTELSRAVESVGHLSLAHPHIAFRVRHGDQQVLSTPGGGDPLAALAAVWGRDVARSLRAIAYDSSGLHVSGLICTPDRTRPGRSHELFFVNRRPVRSRLLAHAVEEAFRSLTPEGRYPIAAVFVEIAADLVDVNVHPAKAEVKFTRDGEVHHAVGQAVREAIMEHGILPTVTGRWGIAAPAPSAGAHPILPGPQFERLGPAPGADPGTPSEAFAEMVELRDESGGAAPAPEAAPDTRPFAEQLRGFRVLGQARNTFIVALTDHGVALVDQHVAHERVLYERLSEWRGEQGIPVQRLAVPMTLQLGAAEAALVRQRLAEFGAVGWELEPFGRGAFMIRSAPAFAGRKAQDALLRDMVDELAHQSVSRRLLVQQEHVTITSACKMAVKAGDALTVEEMSGLLQQLADTRNPYVCPHGRPIVVTLPFTEIERRFRR; this is encoded by the coding sequence TTGTCGACTCACATCGTGCTTCTGGACGAGACCACGGCGAACCGCATCGCTGCGGGCGAGGTGGTGGAGCGGCCCGCGTCGGCCGTTAAGGAGCTTGTGGAGAACGCCATCGACGCGGGGGCCGGCCTCGTCGCCGTCGATCTTGTTGAGGGTGGCAAGCGGCGAATCGTGGTGTCGGACAACGGATCGGGCATGAGCGCGGAGGACGCGGTGCTCTCGATCCAGCGCCACGCCACCTCGAAGATCCGCACCGGCGACGACCTCTTCCGGATCCGCACGCTCGGCTTTCGCGGAGAGGCTCTGCCGAGCATCGCCTCCGTCTCACGCTTCACGCTAACCACCAAGCGCGCCGACGCCGAGACCGGCACGCGGTTGTCGGTGGCCGCCGGCGCCCTCGAAGCCGTGGAGGCAGTCGGCTGCCCGGACGGAACGCAGGTCGTCGTCGAGGACCTGTTCCAGAGCCTGCCCGCGCGCCTGAAGTTCCTCAAGTCGACGCCCACGGAGCTCTCCCGCGCCGTGGAGTCCGTCGGCCACCTCAGCCTGGCGCACCCTCACATCGCCTTCCGGGTGCGCCACGGTGACCAACAGGTGCTCTCGACGCCCGGGGGAGGGGATCCGCTGGCGGCTCTGGCCGCGGTCTGGGGACGCGACGTGGCGCGCTCGCTCCGTGCGATCGCCTACGACAGTTCGGGCCTGCATGTGAGCGGGCTCATCTGCACACCGGACCGGACGCGTCCTGGCCGCTCGCACGAGCTCTTCTTCGTGAACCGCCGCCCGGTGCGCTCGCGTCTGCTCGCGCACGCCGTCGAGGAGGCCTTTCGCAGCCTGACTCCCGAAGGGCGCTACCCCATTGCCGCCGTCTTCGTGGAGATCGCCGCGGACCTCGTCGACGTGAACGTGCATCCCGCCAAGGCGGAGGTTAAGTTCACGCGCGACGGGGAGGTGCATCACGCGGTCGGCCAGGCCGTGCGCGAGGCCATCATGGAGCACGGAATCCTGCCGACGGTTACGGGCCGGTGGGGGATCGCCGCCCCGGCGCCGTCGGCGGGGGCACATCCCATCCTTCCGGGCCCGCAATTCGAACGGCTGGGGCCGGCGCCCGGTGCCGACCCCGGCACGCCGTCCGAGGCGTTCGCGGAGATGGTCGAGCTGCGCGACGAGTCCGGCGGGGCCGCCCCCGCGCCGGAGGCCGCGCCCGACACGCGGCCTTTCGCCGAGCAGTTGCGTGGCTTCCGCGTGCTCGGCCAGGCCCGCAACACCTTCATCGTCGCGCTCACCGACCACGGCGTGGCGCTCGTCGATCAGCATGTCGCGCACGAGCGCGTGCTCTACGAGCGCCTGTCGGAATGGCGCGGGGAGCAGGGCATCCCGGTGCAACGCCTCGCCGTGCCGATGACTCTGCAGCTCGGCGCTGCCGAGGCCGCCCTCGTGCGCCAGCGCCTGGCGGAGTTCGGCGCGGTCGGATGGGAGCTCGAGCCCTTTGGCCGCGGCGCCTTCATGATCCGCTCCGCCCCTGCGTTTGCCGGTCGCAAGGCCCAGGACGCACTCCTGCGCGACATGGTCGACGAGTTGGCGCACCAGTCGGTCTCACGTCGCCTGCTCGTGCAGCAGGAGCACGTCACCATCACGAGCGCGTGCAAGATGGCCGTGAAGGCGGGCGACGCGCTGACCGTTGAGGAGATGAGCGGCCTGCTCCAGCAGCTTGCCGACACGCGCAACCCCTATGTCTGCCCGCATGGACGGCCCATCGTGGTCACTCTGCCCTTCACCGAGATCGAGCGCCGGTTCCGCCGCTGA
- the miaB gene encoding tRNA (N6-isopentenyl adenosine(37)-C2)-methylthiotransferase MiaB: protein MPEHPPTFHITTWGCQMNEEDSEQMALSMEQMGYERAPNAESADVVLLNTCSVRRKPEEKVYSRLGELRELKQQRPELIVGVCGCMAQVESAGIRRRAPFVDLILGTGNVGALPALIRSARERRAAGGGASVEHAVAALELPARKGAVVTDVPLRSLARRPKLKAFVPIMYGCDKFCTFCIVPNTRGRERSRPADEIVGEAEGLARAGTREVTLLGQTVNSYGKNLADGRVPFARLLERLDAVRGLRRIRFTSPYARDFTDELVETIARLGTVCEHVHLPLQVADDDLLRRMRRGYTVAEYARVLEKLRSSVPGIAVTTDLMLGFPGETDEQFRNTLRFVEEARFDAAFMFAYSMRPGTRAAEMANQVPHEVKIARLRELIELQNGITVARNRALVGAELEVLVEGRSPRDPTRMTGLTRTFKTVNFAADDRHTGKLVAVRLVEAHLTGFTGELAR from the coding sequence ATGCCAGAGCACCCGCCAACATTCCACATCACCACCTGGGGCTGTCAGATGAACGAGGAGGACTCGGAGCAGATGGCGCTCTCCATGGAGCAGATGGGCTACGAGCGCGCTCCGAACGCCGAAAGCGCCGATGTGGTGCTGCTCAACACCTGCTCCGTGCGGCGCAAGCCGGAGGAGAAGGTCTACAGCCGGCTCGGCGAACTGCGCGAGCTGAAGCAGCAGCGGCCCGAGTTGATCGTGGGCGTGTGCGGCTGCATGGCTCAGGTGGAGAGCGCGGGTATTCGCCGGCGCGCGCCCTTCGTCGACCTGATCCTGGGCACGGGGAACGTGGGCGCGCTACCGGCCCTCATCCGGAGCGCCCGCGAGCGCCGCGCCGCCGGCGGCGGCGCGAGTGTCGAGCACGCGGTGGCCGCTCTGGAGTTGCCGGCACGCAAGGGCGCCGTGGTGACGGACGTACCGCTTCGCAGCCTGGCCCGGCGCCCAAAGCTGAAGGCGTTCGTGCCGATCATGTACGGTTGCGACAAGTTCTGTACGTTCTGCATCGTGCCGAACACGCGCGGCCGCGAGCGAAGCCGCCCGGCCGACGAGATCGTGGGTGAAGCGGAGGGCCTGGCGCGCGCCGGCACGCGCGAGGTGACGCTGCTTGGCCAGACCGTCAACTCCTATGGCAAGAACCTCGCCGACGGCCGGGTGCCGTTCGCCCGTCTTCTGGAGCGACTTGACGCCGTCCGCGGCCTCCGCCGCATCCGGTTCACATCGCCGTATGCGCGCGACTTCACCGACGAGCTCGTCGAGACCATCGCGCGCCTGGGAACCGTCTGCGAGCACGTCCACCTCCCGCTGCAGGTGGCCGATGACGACCTGCTTCGCCGAATGCGGCGGGGGTACACCGTAGCCGAATACGCTCGCGTGCTGGAGAAGCTGCGCTCCTCGGTGCCGGGGATCGCGGTCACCACCGACCTGATGCTCGGCTTCCCCGGCGAGACGGACGAGCAGTTTCGCAACACGCTTCGGTTCGTGGAGGAGGCCCGCTTCGACGCCGCGTTCATGTTCGCCTACTCAATGCGGCCGGGAACGCGCGCCGCAGAAATGGCCAATCAGGTGCCGCACGAGGTGAAGATCGCGCGGCTCAGGGAGCTGATCGAGCTGCAGAACGGCATCACCGTCGCGCGCAACCGCGCGTTGGTGGGCGCCGAGCTTGAGGTCCTCGTGGAGGGACGGAGCCCTCGAGACCCGACGCGAATGACCGGGCTCACGCGCACGTTCAAGACCGTGAACTTCGCGGCCGACGACCGGCATACCGGCAAGCTGGTGGCCGTCCGCCTGGTCGAAGCGCATCTCACCGGCTTCACCGGCGAGCTCGCCCGGTAG
- a CDS encoding FAD-binding oxidoreductase: MSGGGPALDERPADRVASPSSAAECAAAIIEAAAAGHAVVPWGGGTAIAHGNRLRAERWTALLTRGMAGVHEYSPDDLVITAGAGTTLAEVQSVLSEHRQFLPIDPRWPERATLGGLVATNAAGRLRAAYGATRDRLLGFRAVLADGTELRGGGKVVKNVAGYDLCRLLCGSWGTLGVVTEATFRVHPLPPVRRWMQFGAANLSAALSAGVAAHRARLQSAALAAVGGPAPALIAALHGAAALVDWQERALGEVAAAHGLQRGVEIAGDEAASRWAWDPDPALAARATLTISALPGFAAACEPLAAALVCDVASGVVEASIDIAGIGGDGGLRRAAAALATAAGPGGSVVWPRVPAAWRPAVDVWGPEPSTLELMRAIKQALDPGGTLSPGRFIGGL, translated from the coding sequence ATGAGCGGTGGCGGCCCTGCGCTCGACGAGCGCCCGGCCGACCGGGTGGCGTCGCCTTCGAGCGCCGCCGAGTGCGCGGCGGCCATCATCGAAGCGGCGGCCGCTGGGCACGCTGTGGTGCCCTGGGGCGGTGGCACGGCCATCGCGCACGGTAACCGTCTGCGCGCGGAGCGCTGGACCGCGCTGCTGACGCGAGGCATGGCCGGGGTCCACGAATACTCGCCCGATGACCTGGTCATCACCGCCGGGGCTGGAACGACGCTTGCCGAGGTCCAGTCGGTGCTGTCCGAGCACCGCCAGTTTCTGCCCATCGACCCGCGGTGGCCAGAGCGGGCGACCCTCGGCGGCCTTGTCGCCACGAACGCGGCCGGGCGCCTGCGAGCCGCCTACGGGGCCACGCGTGACCGCCTGCTCGGCTTCCGCGCAGTGCTGGCGGACGGCACCGAACTGCGCGGCGGGGGCAAGGTCGTCAAGAACGTCGCCGGCTACGATCTGTGCCGCCTTCTCTGTGGCTCCTGGGGCACCCTCGGGGTCGTGACGGAGGCGACGTTTCGCGTGCATCCGCTCCCGCCCGTCCGGCGCTGGATGCAGTTCGGAGCCGCCAACCTGAGTGCTGCTCTTAGCGCCGGAGTGGCGGCGCACCGCGCGCGGCTCCAGTCGGCGGCGCTGGCGGCCGTCGGCGGCCCCGCGCCGGCTCTCATCGCCGCGCTGCACGGCGCCGCCGCGCTCGTGGACTGGCAGGAACGCGCCCTGGGCGAGGTGGCCGCCGCTCACGGACTGCAGAGGGGAGTGGAGATCGCGGGCGACGAGGCCGCCTCGCGCTGGGCCTGGGACCCCGATCCAGCCCTGGCCGCGCGCGCCACGCTCACGATCTCGGCGCTGCCGGGCTTCGCGGCGGCGTGCGAGCCGTTGGCAGCGGCTCTCGTGTGCGATGTGGCCTCTGGCGTCGTGGAGGCAAGCATCGACATTGCGGGCATCGGCGGGGACGGCGGCCTTCGCCGCGCCGCGGCGGCGCTGGCGACGGCTGCCGGGCCGGGTGGCAGCGTCGTATGGCCGCGCGTGCCGGCCGCGTGGCGGCCAGCGGTCGATGTCTGGGGGCCGGAGCCGTCGACACTCGAGTTGATGCGCGCGATCAAGCAGGCGCTGGATCCGGGCGGCACGCTCTCGCCTGGCCGCTTCATCGGGGGGCTGTGA
- a CDS encoding 4Fe-4S dicluster domain-containing protein, which produces MDPRIHQEALACIRCGFCLDACPTFRLTGSEADSPRGRIYLMRSVAEGSLPLSSEVLSHLDRCLGCRACEAACPSGVAYGDILERFRAHAESEARPAASRMARRALLGTMASPGRFALLLRASQALDRLSGGSHEMPPAAAALLAGEGEAVALPDLPARPRVGHLPAVTPASGRARHRVAVLEGCAMRVLYHATNEATVRVLARNGCEVHAPAAAGCCGALHLHAGLREDAREMARRLIDALEGGEYEALVSNSAGCGSALKEYGELLADDPVYAARAGELATRVRDVSEFLVEVGIEPPRGSCGEVVAYHDACHLAHAQRITSAPRQVIESIPGVRVVELAEADMCCGSAGTYNVTQPALARALLERKVDHVAETGASVLAAANPGCMAWITRGIRERGLPVRVAHPVELLDAAYQAGP; this is translated from the coding sequence ATGGACCCCAGAATCCACCAGGAGGCGCTTGCCTGCATCCGGTGCGGCTTCTGTCTCGATGCCTGCCCCACGTTCCGGCTCACGGGCAGCGAGGCAGACTCCCCACGCGGACGCATCTACCTGATGAGGTCGGTTGCGGAGGGCTCGCTGCCGCTCTCGAGCGAGGTGCTCAGCCACCTGGACCGGTGCCTCGGGTGCCGCGCCTGCGAGGCCGCCTGCCCGTCCGGGGTGGCGTACGGCGACATCCTCGAGCGCTTCCGCGCGCACGCGGAGAGCGAGGCCCGACCGGCCGCATCGCGAATGGCCCGGCGTGCGCTCCTGGGCACGATGGCCTCGCCAGGGCGGTTCGCGCTGCTGCTGCGTGCGAGCCAGGCGCTCGACCGCCTGTCCGGAGGCAGCCACGAGATGCCGCCCGCGGCGGCCGCCCTCCTCGCCGGCGAGGGTGAGGCCGTCGCCCTGCCGGACCTGCCGGCGCGGCCGCGCGTCGGCCATCTCCCCGCCGTCACGCCGGCATCGGGCCGGGCGCGCCATCGCGTCGCCGTGCTCGAGGGCTGTGCGATGCGCGTGCTCTACCACGCCACCAACGAGGCCACCGTAAGGGTGCTGGCGCGCAATGGGTGCGAGGTGCACGCGCCCGCGGCCGCCGGCTGCTGCGGCGCCCTTCACCTTCACGCCGGGCTGCGCGAGGACGCGCGCGAGATGGCGCGCCGCCTGATCGATGCGCTCGAAGGCGGCGAGTACGAGGCGCTGGTATCGAACTCCGCGGGATGCGGCTCGGCGCTGAAGGAGTACGGGGAGCTGCTCGCGGACGATCCGGTCTACGCCGCGCGCGCGGGTGAGCTGGCCACGCGGGTGCGCGACGTGTCGGAGTTCCTTGTCGAGGTCGGGATCGAGCCGCCGCGCGGCTCGTGCGGCGAGGTGGTGGCCTACCACGATGCCTGCCACCTCGCCCACGCGCAGCGCATCACCTCCGCCCCGCGACAGGTGATCGAGAGCATCCCGGGGGTTCGGGTGGTGGAGCTTGCCGAGGCCGACATGTGCTGCGGGAGCGCGGGCACCTACAACGTGACCCAGCCGGCGCTGGCGCGCGCGCTGCTGGAGCGCAAGGTCGACCACGTTGCGGAGACCGGCGCGAGCGTTCTTGCCGCCGCCAACCCGGGCTGCATGGCGTGGATCACGCGGGGTATCCGGGAGCGCGGCCTTCCGGTCCGCGTCGCGCACCCGGTGGAGTTGCTTGACGCCGCCTACCAGGCCGGCCCGTAG